A DNA window from Arachis hypogaea cultivar Tifrunner chromosome 18, arahy.Tifrunner.gnm2.J5K5, whole genome shotgun sequence contains the following coding sequences:
- the LOC114925781 gene encoding uncharacterized protein has protein sequence MSNREIKRIWEKVVNPQRKDWSSRLEDALWAYRTTYKTPLGMSPFRIVYGKACHLPVEVEHKAYWAVKQCNMDITKAGIAQKLQLEELECLRMEAYENARIYKEKTKAFHDHHIRKKDFQEVLIMILSILANFVVLVALKKMLHLE, from the exons ATGTCCAACCGAGAGATCAAGCGAATCTGGGAGAAAGTGGTAAATCCACAAAGGAAGGACTGGAGTTCTCGGTTGgaagatgcattatgggcataCAGGACGACCTATAAGACCCCTTTAGGAATGAGTCCCTTTCGAattgtctatggtaaggcatgccacctcccgGTGGAAGTTgagcataaggcctattgggcggTGAAGCAGTGTAATATGGACATCACCAAGGCGGGTATAGCCCAGAAATTGCAACTGGAGGAGCTTGAATGTCTTAGAATGgaggcatatgagaatgcccggatttacaaggaaaagactaaggcaTTCCATGATCACCATATTCGgaagaaggattttcaagaag TATTGATTATGATTTTATCAATCTTGGCAAATTTTGTTGTATTGGTTGCGTTGAAGAAAATGCTTCATCTTGAGTAA